Genomic window (Vitis riparia cultivar Riparia Gloire de Montpellier isolate 1030 chromosome 4, EGFV_Vit.rip_1.0, whole genome shotgun sequence):
AAGCACTTCTAAAAGGACAGTGATTGATCAAAATAGCAAAACTGATGTGATCAATCGAATGTGgttgaaaatgagaaaagttaGAGGCAAACAGTACATAAAGCAGTGACTGATCACCTAGGAAAATAAGCAGGTGCAAATTCATCTGTAACATAACTGCATACATGGATATGTTGCAAAATGCTCACCTTTTTGCCTCGAATGACAGCCCCTGGTTCACCTTGGATCACCATATACTTTGTGCCACCAAGGTATAAGCCAGTTGGTGCAAGCGTACCAGGCTCAGCAAAATCAGTCATTATGGCAGTAATTTCTTCGGGCTTGAACTAAAGCACCATCAAAATAGAAGCAAACAATGCAAGTTCagcaaacaaataaaatagattgaaaaagaatacctattgtcataACAATCCAGTtcatgaaaaaagaataaaccaTAAACGCAAGGTGGGTCTACATTCGAGCCAAATGCTAATTGACTAACCAATAAACCTAATTAAAACATCATATTCAATGTACACTATcaactcaaatataaataaatatcaaatgagTAACCCTTCATCCCTTCATCTTAGTTTAGATCAATACATACAAATACATCCAAACAATAgaggaaaagaggaaaaatctCTACTGTATATAATACAAGGAAGCTTATATGCGATTATATCAATTCCATCATTGATCTCATGGTGCCACCAAAAGCCCACAAAATCCTAATCAGATCAGGCATAATTAATAAAACCCATCAACAATTTAGCTCCAAATCACTGCCAAATAAGGAGGAATTAACGTCTAAACCTGAGAGGTAGAGACGCTTAAGTTCAAACGATTATTCCTCGGAAAATCATTTTATTCCCACCTGAAACAAAGTTGTTCTAAAGAAAAACCTTTTCACTGGAAAACTTTCTGTTGAAACAAGGAGAGTTCATCTGATTGCGTGAAACCCAACAAAGACATCTTCCAATAACAAAACCCAGTTAAAACCCCAATCAGATCAGACACAATCAACAAAACCACAATAAAACCCATCAACAATCGACTACAAAAACTCCGATTACACGAAACCCACTATCGATTTCATCGAAAAAACAAAACCTCAGATGGATCCTAGCCAGATCagacaaaatcaagaaaacccATCAACAAAAAACAGCAATTGTCAAGGGTTTAAGAAGGAGAAAGGCGAGAGACCTGAGGGAAGGTGGCACTCTGAGCCCAAACGCTGCCGTCTTGGCCGAGGATAGCAGCGGCAGTGAGATGATTGCCTTCAATTTCGCACATGAGATGGTCATCAACATAGGTTTGCCACGACATCTTGATGAAAGGTTTGGGAAGTGGAGTGGTGAAGAATAGAAAAGGATGGAGGATGAGGAAGCGGGCGAGGAGGAGAGTGGAAATGGAGGAAGAAATATAGGTTGAGAAGGTAGCGTAGGGATCAAGCAGCTGCAGTGACACACCTCTTTCTCCAACCTGGTGGCCTCTCTTCTTGTCACGTGTGGGTCATCCttcttactttatttatttatttatttttgtgttaaattttttatttcccccCATTTTCCCCATGAGACtgctaatataaaaaataatcaaaaaataaaggaaaatattataaatataatttttctaaattttatgcCAAATTGTGGACCCTttgagtttttttgtttttttgctttaatAAAAGTTGGAAGCCCAAGAAAAAATATCgatatcttaatttattttttaaaacaataatatactgacatcataaatatgatataagttttttttttattaacaccgtaaacttttttaataaattgccCAAAGCATacatatttttactaaaacttaaaaaaaaaacttttaatttcttGCCATAAAAGTTATAAAAGTAAAACGTTATTTTTATGTAACtagtaatgtttttaatttatcaaaaaggAATGTCATAACGTgtatttctcaaaattaataataagtatttgttgaaaaataaaagtattagaaaaaaaaaatgataaggcaataaaatagaatattttcagaaaaatataatattattttattattattccttcAAATATATCGACAtcaatatgaatattaattcaTAAGTTCCTATAAATTctcatatatttcatttttataacaCTTTGGCTTAaaggattataaaaaaaaaatgatttgttaaAGCCTTATTAAGAAAAACTTAGGAAAAAACTctactaaaagaaaaagagtagaATGTGATTCAAATAATTTGACCATTATATTGCCTTGTTAAAAAACTAGTTAATAAAATTCAATGTGACAAATtgtatgaaaaagaaaaataagaatgcAATATATTGATTAGAGTATTCTCCCCCTCGTATAGATGTATGGTTATGCTTTCTTTAATATATCAATGGGCAAATCTCttcctctttgcattccaaCGTATTCATAACTTTTAATcatgaataatgaataataataattatataatttataacaatgcattatattttttataataaaatatttttcatataacttatgattatataaattttaatatttattaatttattaatcttTTTCTCTTCGAtggtaaataattaaaattgaataacaATGTAAAGcataatcaattataataattacataaaaatagaaaagtaaatCGTAGCATAACATCCTATGAAATAAAAGTATTTAGAATAAAcaataaatctttttatttagcTTAAACCACGAAGTAACAAAATGAAAAGTCAGTCTTTTACTATAGAGAGTAGTAAGAGAAGGAATTGGAAAGAAAACTTTTTTAACTTTAGAATCATAATCATGCCACATAAAAATAGCAAATGTGCATTCATaatgtattataaaataaaagaatcaaaataaaaaacgagaaaataataaataagaaggctaaaaaaaatataaaatatcatttattaacAAATCTCCTACTTGAATAAAAAGCATGAAAGATCTATAAATTCACAtgttttataatagttttatccatattttttaaaacaaatgttCACCAATTGCATtgatatgttatataattttccACAAACCTAGAGAGcacttaaagttttttttttttttttttaatcatggcattttcatatatatatatatataaagagacaAAATGACGTATACATAAGCTTTGTCCCCCATAAATGCAGTGGGGTATcataataaaagataataaataaaaggtgTAATGGGCCCCCATAGTTATCATATAATATTGTAGATTAAAGTAacatgacatatatatatatatatatatatatatatatatatatatatatatatatatatatatatcatttgatttgaatAACATTGTTTTTCTTGATCTTATTCCAAAGAAAATCAAGATAAAACCACTAAGGACCCAATTGTGATGGCCATTATTGAGATATCCCCAAGGGCTTGTTTGGATGGCTGATTTTAATCCACAAATATGGGGAATATTCCAACCATCATTAATAAGAATAAGAGCCCAATAGTAATGTTGAAAGCATTCAATATTCCACCACCCAAATCAGAAAGAATAAGAAGCCAATTGACAACTTTCAGACAGAGAGAGACTCCCCTTCACATTACCATTAAACTTGATCCTGCAATCTCACTGAACAAGAGATCAATTCTCCCTCAAGGGaaagaaatgaatgaagaaaaagaagaagaaaatcctCACTTCCTACGGTCATATTCAATATAACTGCCTTAGCTACAAAGTTTTTGCTCAGGTTCAGATGCAAATGATGCCACAAGGTATAGAAGCCCAAAAGTGGGGGAAAATCAACTGCTCCATTACTACTAACTCTTTATAGTTTCTGCGTTGAAACGTCTGTCATTCGTCGTTAGTGGCATCATCTAAAATTGGGGAGGAAGATGATACATAGAGAGTGAGTACCTCTCATCCATTTAGCCGGTAACCTCTTCCTCTGAAAGCCACACCGGCTGCCCGTTCAGGCTGGGCAGGTGCAGTTGTCGGATATCCAATTCTGAAGCGGGCAACCAGTTTATGCCTGCATCATGTAAGTTAAGGAATTTGTGTAGTGTGCATAACTTCATAATCTTCCTGCAAACCTAAGAGTATTTCTTCACAAAAATGGAAAACGAAAGCATGaaacaatatcaaaataaaatgcaaGACCAAAGGTGTCTTGGTCTGGCGGTAACATGGGGACCACTATGGAGCACACACCTTGATTCAATTTCTACCTAGctacaaaagaagaaaaaaaataaaaatcatgcaCATATATAAGACATGAAGGATCCTCCAGTGAGAAAGAGGAAAATGAGCTTCTGAAACTTGACATAACCCAGCTATGATCACTTGAAAATGGAACAGAGGAAAGGCAAACATCATTATGACCCTGAGACAAGTCTAGCAATGTCATAATCATGCAGAAACTCTCCAAGAAGAAAATGGACCAAGAATTTACTTGTTATCTCATTCCGAAATCTGACctcaaaataaagaataaataataacaaaacaataATTATCATACTAACAATAAAAAAGTAAGTATTTGCTCAGTCAAACTAGCTCCATTTTGCTTATGGATAAGAACCCAACATAGGCCCATCCATTCAAATGGCCATCTAaagtaaaaatagtaataataataacaacgagaaaatatatatacatacatatatatatttgctcAGTCAAACTAGCTCCATCGCTAAGGATAAGAACCCACATAAACCCATTTATTCAAATGACCATGTGGACCCCATCCAAAAATCCAGAAGCAAATGCTAGAGTTCTCTAGGATATTATTTACTATTATAAACTTCCATTTATTTAACAGGCTATCTATTATTAAGTGAACCTGGTGAAGCCTGCTTAGGCTCCTCAAAGTGAGTAGACAGTGTACAGATTTATGATAGATTTTATAGCCAATACAAGATGGGACATCAGTTgtattttgcattttatttttgttattaatggtTTGTTAGCCAAGCTGGggaatggaatttcaaaatgaaaacataaagaaGGATACACCCATCTTGGAGTTTTTAATATGTTCTTCCCTGTGGAAAGAGGATGCAGCACCGTCAAAAAATAGTATAGATGCCCTGCAACAATTCCCAACAGGTCTGGCAGAATCTGTGAACCAAAAATAACATCCAAAGCAAGCATTGCCCAAGGGAAATAAAATGCCTGCAAGAAATGAATGTTTATTAACATTAGCATAGCAGGGTTGGAGCCACATAAAAAAGTAATGCAGTTGCAATAGAGCAACCTAATTGTGATGCAGTGGTggtaacaaaaatatataagccAGCATACCTTGAGTTGAACAAGTCCATATAAGTTAATTTGGGCATTCGGAAACTCCCTGCTCCAGACATATAGAAGCATGAATACCAATGAAACCCCTAAGAAGGGAGTCCACAACAGAGGGATTGCTGATAATACCTAAGCATCCAAAGTCCAATAAGACAAGAATAAAGATAGTATTCTAATGTATTTTAATGCACATGACAATCTAACAGAAGAACTCTCTGATGCATTAGCCAACTTAAAATGACAGTCTAAAATGACCAGataaaatattaagagaaaaatagGTTTCAGACATACCAGCAATGTCAGAGCTCCAAATATCATCATCCACAAGAAATCTGCCGTGCGCCTTTCAAATACTCCCTTCTCCAGCTGGACCCCATATCTGGCTCTGTAACAATATAACTTTGCAGTATGTAAATGCAGGGTAAAGGTAGGTTCCATGAAGCAATTTTTCAAGGTTCCCCTACAAACTCTAGACAAGTTACATGGAAATCCACAAAAGTGTGCACACAGACTTCAGGGTGAACTCAAGAGAAGCTTCTGGGATTTACACAGTTACACTTACATCATTAAGAGGCGAATtccaaaattgattgaaaattttccaaggaaaaaaaagtttgtaACAAGCCTCCACACCTGCAAAAAAAACCAAGGTTCAGTAAGGTATGTAGGGCATAATATTCAAGTATAACACTTGTAAATAGAAGAACAAAATGTATTGATTGATTTTGCAACAATGTTTCATAGGTTATCTAAAATATGCATTTCAATGATGATCAAATCACCATCCTCATACATGCCACTACGTGAGGTGAAGTTTTAATCTCACATGCATATTTTGCCAGAGGTAAAGGCAGTGGTAGCACTAACCAAGAACAAATTGAGACAgtattttttgctttatttattttttaaatataagacAAGATGGGGAAATTTATTAAgattttcatgcttcaagcgacaaaaaaaggaaaaaaaggaaccTAGTGATTGCTCTATTAATGAGTGATTCATATCAACTGATCAAGTTGGAAGATTCAAGTACTCCATGACCGATTTTGCATTAAGATGCAGCATCATAAGTCAGATATATCATATAAGATGGGCGCATGGCACAACTGGTTATGACATATACACTCAAGGCCATATACTGCAGCATCCTAAAGCATTACAATGCAGAAGTACCAAGAAATCCATAAATTGCGATATTTAACCTAATAGAAATTTAAAACTTACAGGCATGTACTCAACAAATAGAGAGGTGaaattaggaaagaaaaatggcatTAAGATCTGCATAAAATGGTGAAGATATCCCATAATTTAAccttccaattatttttttccccgATAAACAGAAAATATGTGAAGACAACAAGCAACTAAAAAGAGAACAAATTTGTTAACATCTATAGAACCAAGACACTTGGATACAACTTTATAAAAATGAGATCATGATTAGAAGCAAATACTTCATGTTTTAACACGTAAAATTAATCAAGACaaccatttaaataaataagacctAGCATAATAGTATTTGATAGCataatttatatgtattataGATAGATGTCATTCCATACCTGAAAATGCTTGAATACCGATTCATATATTAAAGCGGTATACATAGGCGGAAACAATCCCAAATGGAATGCTGTAGTGGCAACCAAACACATGGTCCCATAAGCCTTGCTTATGGGTGGAAGAGAATTATAGAATCTGAAAcatagtaaaataataaatttgagaaatgGTTACCATCACCAGCCATGTCAAGGCAACAACAGTCAAAAGGAAAATAACACTTCATAAAGGTTTAACTAATAAATGGCCTTGTAAgaatcatatatataaaaaaataaaataaaataaaattaagtgtACCACTTACTAAATTTGTAAACACTTCATagcaagtgaaaaacaatacaTGAAACAATCTTAATATCCTCCTGCAAATCAATGTGCTAGCTTCCcacaaaaaaacataatttacaTTTCCATTCGTGTTTCTACTCCTGTGAATGTGTCTCATCatactccaaaaaaaaatgtaatttttcctAGAGATATGACCAAAATTCCGAAAGATTTCAAACTCCTTGACTTTTGAAACTTTTCTTTGACATGCCTTTATATGATCATATCTGTATCAACCATAAGAATGATTTTTCTGCCCATTCAAATGTACAATTATCCAAACTAATTTAATATCATTCCTTGATAGTGAATTACTTGTCAATATCTGCTCAGTGTGATTGTTGAAGTAGAATCAGAAGCCTTCATCAGCATATGAGGGCTGCCTTCCAAAATCCAGCAAATCAAAATAGTCTAAACATAAAAAGCTACCCTAGATCCAGCATACCCACCAATCTAAACATAAAAATCTTTCCAAGTCCCAGTGAGGTAGCTCATCCTTTACATCAGACCATGGGAATGACCATGAGGGATTTGTTTGTGGCAATTGAGAAAAATGTGCTCACAAAGATTCAACTAATTGACCTTATAAGATTACTTAGTATGAATTCTAATACACCAATTCTAAGAATGCAACAAGATGACCACTAGTAGAGGTTGCGGAGAACTGGGTCAAAATTTTGTCTGCTTTGAATAGATTAATTATTTGTCATCCTagaaaaattgtattaaattaTGAGAAATTTCAAATCACAACAAAAAACACTGCACCTTCACCTTCCACAAGAGGGTTTCAAGTTTTCAACTAGCTTTTGACAAGCAATGCCCAATGCCCAATAAAGCTATTTTTCTCTTACTATGCCTTCTACTGTGTAGAAACACGGTATAAAACCACAATCAAGGCAATTCAGATCAATATCACATTGTTGTAAACACGTAGAATGCAATAATAAGTGATTTTCACCACCACGATATCAACCAACGTGAAAGGCAAGATTCAATATTTCCTATCCTTCCTCAaatttctcagaaaccaaataGAGAATCGAAGTACCCGAACACAAGCAACTCAATATGCAGAAAAAAGGGTGCAAGTAAGAGAGATATAGAACGAAGATGGAAcaaaataggattttgaaagtttggaaTCAAAGACGAACCAAGCAATTCAAGAACAACAGTAAAAATTATGATCAACAAAATCTGAAAGCACTCCTGTTTGGCTCCTgggaaaatgagggaaaataaAGGCAATTTCTAAACATTCTCCCCTTCGTCTCATTTCCCGAGAGCCAAACAGAAATAGAAGAGAACATAGAAATTACTCTGCTGGAGTCGACATTGAAACTGACAAGAATCTCCGATTCAAACCCTctgctctctttctctctaaacGCTGAATCTGAGAGAGACACCGAGTACTTAAAAGGGAATTTCAAAAGGCTGCTATGGGTAATTCCGTCATTTCAACTGCTTCAAGAAAGTTCCTCTAGGATCACTGTCTGTTACCCTAGGTTCCAAACCGGACCAATCCAGTAAAGCCATTAATGCAAGATCAGGGTCAACTTTGAAACTGGGCTGCGTTTTTTCAACTGTAAGCTGCGTTCTCATTGCTTAGAGACAAAGCTAAAGCCTCCTATTAGGCAACCGACGTGGCCTTCAGATGATGAAAATGACAGCGAGCTCATCCAATGGAGAGAAGCCACATGGCAGAAATCGATTGAGGCATTAATAGtttggataaaaaattaaatgatatttaaaactaaataatatttttaaaaattataacatcTAATTTCAAGCATTCATGAGTAATTTAGGTTCACAAGCATATggcaaaaaatgaaagaaaggggTTGTTTGAGAAATTcttagggcctgtttggttgttgttttttaaaactgttttgaaaaataattttttatgtttttaaaaaaaaaaaaatgtttggttgagttaataaaaaagttttttagaataagtaaaataaaaaacatgttttaaagttattatttttttaattaataaaatgttttattccattaatttgatattataaatatatgaataatttttcatatacataattcatttaaattaaaaaaaattatttcattttaaaattttcacatcaattataattattttaaacaaatgatgatttTGTCATCATGTGTAAATTGTTGTAAATGAAGAGTAgggaatgaccacattgatggtcattatgaactccatttactcatctttaagatgagtaatggaagttcatattatgaagcctataaaaggcttcttacaccccatgtaagagcatcccaagaaaagaaagaaaagttcttcctctcattctctctctctctttctttcactttctcaattctcttctttgattccttcttccatattatatatcaaagtaatatatattttatctctattactttgatttgcattatatttgtcttattttacaacatgttatcagcacgaattgctctgaaggtaattctcatatcttaaacttgaagttatttatatagaataaaattttacatatttatattattgtaaaattgttttgttacatattgttaaaagttataaacaaattatttgattttgtttataatcaaagttataccaatgctatcaagttattataattaattctaataatattgttttgtcatgtatatgaagttatttgacaatgtcgaatatcacaaaactcgaatttgtggcacttgacatttcgggaaagaactctctatcttggatccttgatgttGAAATACATCTTGATGTAATAATCTTGGAGTtatgatcaaagaaggaaatcaagcatccctgcaggatcacacaaaaacactgattttccttcgtcatcatctccatgaaggttttttttttatattttaaaaaagagcttttgatgaaaaatcacTAGTCTCATCCAACTAGATTTGAATCATTCCCtaaagtgaatgcaatatcgtcccaaactcgTAGACGTGGATGAGAATGTGGTtgtggtcgtggaagaaatacccgataccatggttcttataataataaatctcagaaaatgaaagcctcattgcaccaccagaagtggaacaatacgAAATGGAACAATACTAgggcaaaacaagaaaatgggaagcgtttacaagataaacctcctaagaaccatgagaataattgttatagatgtggtatgaagggacATTGGTCACGTACTtgtcgtacgcccaaacatttggtcgacctttactaagcatcaataaaagaaaaaggaaaagagatagagatgaactttaccgatggtgatggattggacctaacctactatgacattgatttctttggaggtcccaatgaaaaaacagaccatttgttaaatgatgagaaaattaacattgattgatgttactttatatatgaaataatatattattatgtcttatatttacatttgattttcttttgttatttacattatgccttgtttttttagttatatctaaaatccatgtgttatttggtctcaagatgaatgaggatgatgtatgtctcgtaGACTGTGCAACCACGCACACgattcttcgagataaaagatatttcctcgaattgacattaataaaagctaatgtaagtaccatatctggtactacaaacttagttgaaggctttggaagagcaaacataacgctgccaaatggaactagattccatataaatgacgctTTATATTCTaacaaatccagaagaaatttgctcagttttaaagatatccgcagaaatggatatcatattgaaactatgaatgaagataatgtagaatatctttacattacttccattatatctggccagaagcttataatggaaaaactcccggctttttcctctgggttgtatcatacaactatgaagcttattgaatcatatgttgtcgtgaaccagaagttcaacgacccaaaagtttttgtcctttggcatgacaggctaggtcacccagggtcttcaatgatgcgttgaataatcgaacactcacatgggcatccactaaagaaccagaagattctttcgcccaatgaatactcatgtgttgcctgctcacaaggtaaattgataatcaaaccatcttttactaaagtcatatctgagtcaccaatctttttagaaagaatacatggggacatatgtgggcctatccatccatcatgtggaccattccgttattttataaccttaatagatgcttctactaggtggtcgcatgtttgtcttctttctacacgtaacgtagcctttgctagactccttgcacaaataacCAGATTACAAacacaatttccagattatccaattaagacaatacgtcttgataatgctggcgaatttacttctcaaacattcattgactattgcatgtcagtagggataaatattgagcatcctgttgtgcatactcatacccagaatggtttagcagaatccttcatcaaacatctccaattaatagcttgaccattactaatgaaaaccaaattacctacttccgcctagggacatgctattatgcatgctgcagcTTTAATCTGTATTcaacctacaacttaccatgaatactccccttcacaacttgtgcttggaaaacaaccaaatatctctcacttacgaatctttggt
Coding sequences:
- the LOC117913699 gene encoding derlin-1, with the translated sequence MSTPAEFYNSLPPISKAYGTMCLVATTAFHLGLFPPMYTALIYESVFKHFQVWRLVTNFFFLGKFSINFGIRLLMIARYGVQLEKGVFERRTADFLWMMIFGALTLLVLSAIPLLWTPFLGVSLVFMLLYVWSREFPNAQINLYGLVQLKAFYFPWAMLALDVIFGSQILPDLLGIVAGHLYYFLTVLHPLSTGKNILKTPRWVHKLVARFRIGYPTTAPAQPERAAGVAFRGRGYRLNG
- the LOC117912533 gene encoding profilin-1, encoding MSWQTYVDDHLMCEIEGNHLTAAAILGQDGSVWAQSATFPQFKPEEITAIMTDFAEPGTLAPTGLYLGGTKYMVIQGEPGAVIRGKKGSGGACIKKTIQALIIGIYDEPLTPGQCNMIVERLGDYLIDQGL